GGTCGATTCCTTCAGGTGCCGGTAGAATTGAAAGGCGTTCATGGTCAGAAACGGCTGAGGAAACGATCGTGGATCCGTACGGCCAGCTCCCGCGCCACGATTTCCAGGGCGTGCCGGCGGTTCTCAAAACTCGCCATCGCATCCGGGTCATGAAAATACTCTTCGAAGTAAACCATGTTTCGATCTTCCCAAAGAATGGTGCCGTCTTTTGCATCCTCACACCGGATATCGAGCACCAAGTGGATCCGCGTTTCGATGGTTTCTTCGGCTTCCCGGTGAGCGACGTCCGACGTCCCGAGGCTCTTCACCCGCCCCCAAAAAACGGCTTCGGCCTGTTCCAGCGGTACCACTTCCATATGACTTCGCAGCAGAAACTCCCGCCGGAGCGCCGACGCCAATATACTTTCGAGCCCGGGTTCCCCCGTCGCGTTTTCGAACACCGGAATGGCGATCTTTCGAAGGGACGGCCGGGGCCCCGGTCCTTCACCGGCAAAATAATAGCCGCAGGAAGGGACCACCGCAAACCACAGGGCAAGAACCACCATGGCGAACACCATTCGTTGCAGGGGCACCTTCATGGAAGCGCCTTTCCCGTTGCGGGTCCGTCAAACGACAATATTCACCAGCTTCTGAGGCACCACGATCACCTTGCGAATCGTCTTGCCCTCGATGAAGCTCCTGACTTTCGGGTCTTCGAGCGCCGTCGCTTTCATTTCTTCTTCGCCGGCTACCGCGGACAGCGTGATGCGGCTCCTAAGCTTACCGTTCACCTGAACCACCACGAGGACCTGATCGCTCTGAACGGCGTTTTCGTCCCAGGCGGGCCAGGAAGCTCTGAAAATGCTCGTCCTCCGGCCGAGAGCTCTCCAGATCTCCTCGGTGATGTGCGGGGCCATGGGCGAAAGCAGCACCACCATGGCGTCCGCCGCCGCACGCAGGACGGGCCAGAAGGCTCTTTCCCGATCACTCGCCTCCAGCGTTTGGTACATCGTGTTGACCAGTTCCATGATGGCTGCGATGGCCGTATTGAAATGATACCGCTGCTCAATGTCTTCGGTCACCTTCTTGATGGTCTGGTGTGTCTTGCGGTGCAGCTCAAGGAGGCACCCGGTGAGCTCGTTCGGCGAGCCTTCGAAGGGCCGCGCGGAAGCCAGCGCCTCCCGGTTTTCGCTCACCAAGCGCCAGACCCGCCCTAGGAACCGCGAAGCCCCTTCCACCCCCTGGTCGCTCCATTCCAGCTCCTTTTCAGGGGGAGCGGCGAAAAGACAGAAAAGCCTCACCGTGTCGGCTCCGTACGTTCGGATCATATCGTCGGGATCCACCACGTTTCCCTTGGACTTGCTCATCTTGGCGCCGTCTTTGATGACCATCCCCTGGGTCAACAGATTCCTGAACGGCTCGTCCACGCCCAGGTATCCCAGGTCCCGGAGCACTTTCGTGAAGAACCTGGAATACAGGAGATGGAGGACGGCGTGCTCGATGCCCCCGATATACTGATCGACGGGAAGCCAGTAATCGACCCGCTCCCGATCCAGGGGCCCGCTCTCGTGGTCGGCGCAGGCAAACCTGGCGAAGTACCAGGACGATTCCACAAAGGTGTCCATCGTGTCGGTTTCCCTTCGGGCGGGTCCGCCGCAGACCGGGCAGTTCGTCTTTACAAAGGCTTCGCTCATAGGAAGCGGCGACGCTCCATTGGGCAGGATGTCCAAATCCAGGGGAAGCACCACGGGGAGGTCCTTTTCCGGAACCGGGACGGCGCCGCACCGATCGCAGTAGACAATGGGAATGGGAGCCCCCCAGTAACGCTGGCGGGAAATCCCCCAGTCCCTAAGCCGGTATTGAACGGTCCACCGCCCGCGGCCTTGAACCTCCAAGTCCCGGGTGATGGCCTCCCGGGCCCGTTCTGAAGTGAACCCCGTGTACCTGCCGGAATCGATCAGGACCCCGTCGTCCTCGAAGGCTCGGTCCAATTCATCGGGTGACGGCACTTCCTCCGACCCCTGGGGCTGAATCACCACCCTGACGGGGAGATTATACTTGCGGGCAAACTCAAAGTCCCGCTGATCATGAGCCGGAACTCCCATGACGGCGCCCGTCCCGTATTCCATCAGTACGAAATTGGCCACGTAGATGGGCATGCGGTCGCCGGTCACCGGATTGATGCAGCAGCTTCCCGTAAAGACGCCTTCCTTTTCCAGGAGCCCGGCATCCCGCTCGCCCCGCTTGGCCCGCTTGGCGCGCTCGACGAACTCCACTACAGCCTGCTCCTGGGGCTTACCTCGGCAGAGCGAAGGCACCATGGGGTGCTCAGGGGCAAGGCTCATGAAGGTCGCCCCGAACAGCGTGTCCGCCCGCGTGGTAAAGACCTCGATGGAAGGCCCGCCTTCCTCCACTTGGAACCTGAGAAGACTTCCGTAGCTCTTGCCGATCCAGTTGCGCTGCATGGTGAGCACCCGTTCGGGCCACCCCGGAAGTCGATCCAGGTGTTCAAGCAGCTCTTCCACGAAGTCCGTGATCTTGAAAAACCACTGTTCCATTTCCTTCTGGACCACGGGCTGTTCACAGCGCCAGCACGCTCCGTCTTCCACCTGTTCGTTGGCGAGCACCGTGTGGCACGTTTCGCACCAGTTGACGTAGGCCTTTCGCTTGTAGGCGAGTCCCCGTTCGTACATCTTGACGAAAAAAAGCTGTTCCCAACGGTAGTACGACGGATCGCAGGTGGCGAACTCCCTGGACCAGTCGTAGGAAAATCCCAATTGCTTCAACTGCCGGCGCATGTAATCGATATTGGAATAGGTCCAGCGGGCGGGGTGGATCCCGGCCTTGATGGCGGCATTTTCCGCGGGCATTCCGAAGGCGTCCCAGCCCATGGGGTGCAGCACGTTGAATCCGCGCATCGAAAGGAACCGCGCCACCACATCCCCGATGGTGTAGTTCCTCACGTGCCCCATGTGGATCCGCCCCGAAGGATAGGGGAACATCTCGAGCAGGTAGAATTTCCTGCGGTCGGAGTTCTCACGTACCTTGAAGAGTTCTTCCCTTTCCCAATATTCCTGCCATTTCGGCTCGATCGCCTTGGGAACGTACTTGGTTTCCATCCGCGTCTCTCTTCCTTCCTGTTGCCGCAAGTCCGCGGGCCGCGGGGCTCCGAAAAGTATAAGGCTACGAGTTCCTTCGAAGAACGGCTCGAAAGTCGGCTGACTTGTAGCACAGGAACCGCGGTTTATCAACAGCGGCCAATTCCGGCAGGCAGGCAGGCAAGCAGGCAAGCAGGCCGCAGCAGAGGCGGGAAGTAGAGAACCCGGGGCACCCAAAAGAACCCCAGGCGCTCAGGGCTGAACTCAGCCGTCATGCCGGTGAGTCGCGGAAAGCCGGGCGTTACCCCGGGTCGAAGTTCCCCTTGGCTTTAGCATCCATCGGACGTTCGGCGTTTCGACCGTTTTTTGCGCGGCACAAGCTGCCTTGAAAAGCCGGGGGGAAGTGTTTAGACTAACAACGTTTACAGCGACAGACGTTCAGGCCACCGGCGAAGGAAAGAAATGATCGAAAAACTACAAAAATTTCCGGATCAGGAAGAAATCGAAAAAGAGCTGAGCGATTACCTCAGCAAGAAGTACGGTCGACCCATCAAGGTGGTTTCCCCCATGATGATGCCCGAGGCCAAAAAGAAAGACGAAGGAGGGGCGGGGGCTCCTCCGAGTGTCGAAAAGATCCGTTTCGACATGAAACCTGAGGAATTGGAAACGTACTTGGACCAGTACGTGGTCAAGCAGGAAGACGCCAAGGCCGTTCTGGCGACCAAGATCTGTACGCACTACAACCGGATCCGCTGGCAGCAGCAGCGGGGGCGGGCCGCCACGGACCAGACGATCGGGCGGATCAAGAACAACATCGTCCTCATCGGCCCGACCGGCGTGGGAAAGACCTACCTGGTCAAGCTCATCGCTCAGAAACTGGGCGTCCCCTTCGTCAAGGGGGACGCCACCAAGTTCAGTGAAACCGGCTACGTGGGAGGTGACGTCGAAGACCTGATTCGCGACCTGGTGAAGGAAGCGGACGATGACATTCAGCTGGCCCAGTACGGAATCGTCTTCATCGATGAAATCGACAAGATCGCTTCCAGCCGTAACCTGGTCGGCCCTGACGTCTCCCGGACGGGCGTCCAGCGCGCACTCCTGAAACCTCTGGAAGAAACCGAAGTGGACCTGCGGGTGCCCCACGATCCCATCTCCCAGATCCAGGCCATCGAGCACTACCGTAAGACCGGCAAACGGGAAAAACAGACCATCAATACGCGGAACATCCTTTTCATTGTGAGCGGCGCCTTCGGTGATCTGGCTTCCATCGTGAAGCGGCGGGTGGAAAGCCAGGGCGTGGGTTTCGGTGCGAATGTCCAAAGCCGCGAAAACGATTACAGGTACCTGAAGAGCGTGAAAGCGGAGGACCTGATCGCCTACGGGTTCGAGAGTGAATTCGTGGGCCGGCTTCCCGTCGTCGCCGTGTTGGAACCGCTCACAGAGGACGACCTCTACGACATTCTTCGAAACCCCAACAATCCCGTTATTCTGGGCAAGAAGGAGGATTTCCGTTCCTACGGCATCGACCTGAAGTTCGACGACACCGCGCTGCGGCTCATCGCCGAAATGGCTCACCGAGAGAAGACGGGGGCAAGAGGACTAGTGAGTGTCATCGAACGGGTTCTCCTCCCCTTTGAAAAACGCCTGCCGTCTTCATCGGTGCGCTACCTCACCGTCACGGAAGAG
This is a stretch of genomic DNA from Desulfoglaeba alkanexedens ALDC. It encodes these proteins:
- the leuS gene encoding leucine--tRNA ligase, whose translation is METKYVPKAIEPKWQEYWEREELFKVRENSDRRKFYLLEMFPYPSGRIHMGHVRNYTIGDVVARFLSMRGFNVLHPMGWDAFGMPAENAAIKAGIHPARWTYSNIDYMRRQLKQLGFSYDWSREFATCDPSYYRWEQLFFVKMYERGLAYKRKAYVNWCETCHTVLANEQVEDGACWRCEQPVVQKEMEQWFFKITDFVEELLEHLDRLPGWPERVLTMQRNWIGKSYGSLLRFQVEEGGPSIEVFTTRADTLFGATFMSLAPEHPMVPSLCRGKPQEQAVVEFVERAKRAKRGERDAGLLEKEGVFTGSCCINPVTGDRMPIYVANFVLMEYGTGAVMGVPAHDQRDFEFARKYNLPVRVVIQPQGSEEVPSPDELDRAFEDDGVLIDSGRYTGFTSERAREAITRDLEVQGRGRWTVQYRLRDWGISRQRYWGAPIPIVYCDRCGAVPVPEKDLPVVLPLDLDILPNGASPLPMSEAFVKTNCPVCGGPARRETDTMDTFVESSWYFARFACADHESGPLDRERVDYWLPVDQYIGGIEHAVLHLLYSRFFTKVLRDLGYLGVDEPFRNLLTQGMVIKDGAKMSKSKGNVVDPDDMIRTYGADTVRLFCLFAAPPEKELEWSDQGVEGASRFLGRVWRLVSENREALASARPFEGSPNELTGCLLELHRKTHQTIKKVTEDIEQRYHFNTAIAAIMELVNTMYQTLEASDRERAFWPVLRAAADAMVVLLSPMAPHITEEIWRALGRRTSIFRASWPAWDENAVQSDQVLVVVQVNGKLRSRITLSAVAGEEEMKATALEDPKVRSFIEGKTIRKVIVVPQKLVNIVV
- the lptE gene encoding LPS assembly lipoprotein LptE, which translates into the protein MKVPLQRMVFAMVVLALWFAVVPSCGYYFAGEGPGPRPSLRKIAIPVFENATGEPGLESILASALRREFLLRSHMEVVPLEQAEAVFWGRVKSLGTSDVAHREAEETIETRIHLVLDIRCEDAKDGTILWEDRNMVYFEEYFHDPDAMASFENRRHALEIVARELAVRIHDRFLSRF
- a CDS encoding AAA family ATPase, translating into MIEKLQKFPDQEEIEKELSDYLSKKYGRPIKVVSPMMMPEAKKKDEGGAGAPPSVEKIRFDMKPEELETYLDQYVVKQEDAKAVLATKICTHYNRIRWQQQRGRAATDQTIGRIKNNIVLIGPTGVGKTYLVKLIAQKLGVPFVKGDATKFSETGYVGGDVEDLIRDLVKEADDDIQLAQYGIVFIDEIDKIASSRNLVGPDVSRTGVQRALLKPLEETEVDLRVPHDPISQIQAIEHYRKTGKREKQTINTRNILFIVSGAFGDLASIVKRRVESQGVGFGANVQSRENDYRYLKSVKAEDLIAYGFESEFVGRLPVVAVLEPLTEDDLYDILRNPNNPVILGKKEDFRSYGIDLKFDDTALRLIAEMAHREKTGARGLVSVIERVLLPFEKRLPSSSVRYLTVTEEVVRRAREELEFILLNPEDPDRLHRYERLVGEEKESARDQVMRRKKSYIQKYPFVFSPDRLELLLDEHLRTGITIEALFDEFILLYNQVKVFEDDFHEQHGFRIHFDDQAISAIIRKAIEQGLSASEICRRISRDYDYGFNLVADRSGQTQFILPEAAVEDPGVYLDELIRETYRRHPLKTPDMQKEL